In Kazachstania africana CBS 2517 chromosome 4, complete genome, the following are encoded in one genomic region:
- the BOR1 gene encoding Bor1p (similar to Saccharomyces cerevisiae BOR1 (YNL275W); ancestral locus Anc_1.73) produces the protein MTDASSTSGNTVDTGLKQKRRHFPPLGKGIYMDFKDRFPYYWQDWRDAWDYRVIPSLVETYFNNLLPAIAFAQDAFDRTDNLYGVNEILLASALGGVVFGLFAGQPLCIVGVTGPITIFNYTVYSIIKPLNANFFGFMFWICIWAMIFHLILAFTNAVSLLQYVTTFPCDIFGLFISVVYIQKGIQILGRQYKYGTIESGFASVVVALVMFIFGFMFKQATRTPLFNHKIRTFISDYSTALSVLFWSAFIHFGGELNNVKFEKLPITKAFIPTATRERSRSTWLAYEPISTRNVFIALPFGIIVTILFYFDHNVSSLMAQRYQYKLKKPSAFHWDYALLGITTGIAGVLGIPAPNGLIPQAPLHTKTLLVHDRDMNVVRCVEQRFTNTVQGLLMIGTMTRPLLVCLGQIPQAVLSGLFFLMGFQGVLDSVIMQRIFWFFTDPLKKDPASPLLKVRKRAFILFISLGVIGAAAEIAISATIAAIAFPIVLLLTVLVCFLFPRFFTKEELEILDPNVAQSFTIKNLLLENLCSPPKEDIEKEGANDDTSYTTGIDDSQNLTTIPTDTNENIIITDDDEFTSPLTKDK, from the coding sequence ATGACTGATGCTTCTTCTACATCAGGTAATACTGTAGATACAGGCCTAAAACAGAAGAGGCGCCATTTCCCACCGCTAGGGAAGGGAATATATATGGATTTCAAGGATAGATTCCCTTATTACTGGCAGGATTGGAGAGATGCGTGGGATTACCGTGTAATACCTTCATTAGTGGAAACTTACTTCAATAATCTATTGCCTGCCATTGCATTTGCCCAGGATGCATTCGATAGAACAGACAATCTTTACGGCGTCAACGAAATTTTATTGGCAAGTGCTCTCGGAGGCGTCGTTTTTGGATTATTTGCAGGACAACCTCTTTGTATCGTTGGTGTGACAGGTCCAATAACAATTTTCAACTACACCGTATATTCTATTATCAAACCTCTCAATGCGAATTTCTTTGGTTTCATGTTTTGGATATGCATCTGGGCAATGATTTTCCATTTGATACTAGCTTTTACCAATGCAGTTTCTCTTTTACAATATGTCACGACATTTCCCTGTGACATTTTTGGTCTTTTCATTAGTGTCGTTTATATTCAGAAAGGAATTCAGATTCTAGGAAGACAATATAAATATGGAACCATTGAGAGCGGTTTTGCAAGCGTCGTAGTGGCCCTCGTAATGTTTATATTTGGTTTCATGTTTAAACAGGCCACTAGGACACCTCTATTTAACCATAAGATAAGAACATTTATTTCAGACTATTCCACTGCATTATCTGTATTATTTTGGTCCGCATTCATTCATTTTGGTGGAGAGCTGAATAATGTcaagtttgaaaaattgccTATTACCAAAGCTTTCATTCCAACTGCTACGAGAGAACGTAGTAGGAGCACTTGGTTGGCTTATGAGCCAATATCTACGAGGAATGTCTTCATAGCTCTGCCTTTTGGAATCATCGTAACGATCCTTTTTTATTTCGATCACAATGTATCATCTTTAATGGCACAACGCTACCAgtacaaattgaaaaagccCTCAGCATTCCACTGGGATTATGCATTATTAGGCATCACAACAGGTATCGCTGGTGTTCTGGGAATCCCTGCTCCAAATGGTTTGATACCGCAAGCTCCATTACATACTAAGACTCTACTTGTCCATGATAGAGACATGAATGTGGTGAGATGTGTGGAACAACGATTTACAAATACAGTGCAAGGTTTACTAATGATAGGAACAATGACTAGGCCTTTATTAGTTTGCCTTGGTCAAATACCTCAAGCTGTTCTTTCAGGTTTATTCTTCCTAATGGGCTTCCAAGGTGTTCTCGATAGTGTCATAATGCAAAGGATATTTTGGTTTTTCACTGATccattaaaaaaagatcCGGCTTCTCCCTTATTGAAGGTCCGCAAAAGAGCctttatattattcatCTCTTTAGGTGTTATAGGTGCTGCTGCAGAAATAGCTATTAGTGCTACTATAGCAGCCATTGCATTCCCCATTGTTTTATTACTGACTGTGTTGGTATGCTTTCTCTTTCCTCGTTTTTTCACCAAGGAAGAACTTGAAATTCTTGATCCAAATGTGGCACAAAGTTTCACCATTAAAAATCTATTGCTGGAAAATCTCTGTAGTCCGCCTAAAGAAGACATAGAGAAAGAAGGTGCAAATGACGATACTAGCTACACAACTGGCATCGATGACTCTCAAAATTTAACAACGATACCAACAGACACAAACGAAAACATCATAATTACGGATGATGACGAGTTCACCTCACCTTTGACAAAAGACAAGTAG
- the MET2 gene encoding homoserine O-acetyltransferase (similar to Saccharomyces cerevisiae MET2 (YNL277W); ancestral locus Anc_1.68) — translation MSRTLKCESLKELDVNELARENPFIKLVNNQRIVEVPELILESGLKIRNFPIAYKTWGQLNATGDNVLVICHALTGSSDVSDWWGPLLGNDLAFDPSRFFIICLNSMGSPYGSFSPLSYDEETNEPYGPEFPLCTVRDDVRAHRLVLDSLGVKAIACVIGGSMGGMLALEWSTIYGEDYVKNLVALATSARHSAWCISWSEAQRQSIYSDPKYLDGYYPLDDPPLSGLSAARMSALLTYRSRNSFEKKFARKTPSPWQKEKSRQVKRAAHSISEKSLQIHNDGHISSESKRPGSISTTSSLNDSNDESITSYGSTTSLSSVTGELKEVKPAQTYFSAQSYLRYQGTKFIHRFDANSYIAITRKLDTHDLARDRMEYDEDIEKVLNSIKQPTLVIGISSDGLFTFSEQEFLADHIPNSRLEKIQSPEGHDAFLLEFKLINELIKNFLKENCKTITESSPVKWDCSDLNNEEIKNSVFGEAEEVTNW, via the coding sequence atgTCACGTACTTTAAAGTGTGAATCTCTTAAAGAGTTAGACGTCAATGAATTAGCAAGAGAAAATCCATTCATTAAGTTAGTCAATAACCAAAGAATAGTTGAGGTACCGGAATTGATCTTAGAATCTGGTTTAAAGATTAGAAACTTCCCCATTGCATATAAGACCTGGGGTCAACTAAATGCCACTGGTGATAATGTACTAGTTATTTGTCATGCTTTGACTGGATCTTCAGATGTGTCTGATTGGTGGGGACCACTTTTAGGTAATGACCTGGCATTCGACCCATCAagattttttataatttgCTTGAATTCTATGGGGTCGCCATATGGTTCTTTTTCACCTCTATCCTACGATGAAGAGACTAACGAACCGTATGGTCCAGAATTTCCATTATGCACTGTACGTGACGACGTTAGAGCTCATAGGTTAGTTCTAGATTCGCTAGGAGTAAAAGCGATTGCTTGTGTCATTGGTGGCTCTATGGGCGGTATGCTAGCATTAGAATGGTCCACCATTTATGGTGAAGACTATGTTAAAAACCTTGTTGCACTAGCGACTTCGGCAAGGCACTCTGCATGGTGTATTTCATGGTCTGAAGCGCAAAGACAATCTATTTATTCAGACCCTAAATACTTGGATGGTTACTACCCATTAGATGATCCTCCTTTGTCGGGACTGTCCGCTGCAAGAATGTCTGCCCTATTAACTTATAGATCAAGAAACAGTTTTGAGAAGAAATTTGCTAGAAAGACTCCATCCCCATGgcagaaagaaaaatctaGACAAGTAAAAAGAGCTGCGCATTCCATAAGTGAAAAATCCTTACAGATTCACAATGATGGTCATATATCTTCGGAATCAAAACGTCCCGGTAGTATAAGTACGACTTCCTCATTGAATGATTCAAACGATGAGTCAATAACGTCATATGGTTCTACAACTTCTTTGAGCTCCGTAACGGGGGAACTCAAAGAAGTGAAACCTGCACAGACGTACTTTTCTGCACAATCATACTTACGTTATCAAGGAACAAAATTCATCCATCGTTTTGATGCCAACTCATACATTGCCATAACGAGAAAGCTGGATACGCATGATCTAGCACGTGATAGAATGGAATACGATGAAGACATCGAAAAAGTTTTAAATAGCATCAAACAACCAACATTAGTCATAGGTATCAGCTCTGATGGCCTTTTCACCTTTTCAGAACAAGAATTCTTAGCAGATCACATACCTAACTCCAGATTAGAGAAGATCCAGTCCCCAGAGGGCCATGATGCATTCTTACTTGAGTTCAAACTGATCAATGAGCTGATCAAGAATTTCTTGAAGGAGAACTGTAAAACTATAACGGAATCGAGCCCAGTTAAATGGGACTGCAGTGATTTAAATAacgaagaaattaaaaattctgTGTTCGGTGAAGCTGAAGAAGTCACCAACTGGTAG
- the GOR1 gene encoding glyoxylate reductase (similar to Saccharomyces cerevisiae GOR1 (YNL274C); ancestral locus Anc_1.75), whose product MSKPIVLRLGKITYAQKEWEEAKKVVEVLTVPESTTRNEFIRRLKDPNDKLSKISAIARTYESIAQTGRFDKEIAESLPNSCVAVCHTGAGYDQIDVQYFNERHIQVSHTPGFVDNATATTHVFLLLAAMRNFVWGARNLRAGKWTDGNGGQKAGADVDFGHDLEGKTIGIVGLGGIGRALLKKLKPFDFSRILYSNRRRLSANLENGAEFVDFETLLKESDIISISVPLNSETRHLFNKETFAKMKDGVVIVNTARGPVINESDLIDALKTCKVRAAGLDVFEFEPIVPQELLDMPQVVTIPHMGTYSVETRKSLEVHVIDNVVSAVTANKVVSCVPEIKNEKWFLEL is encoded by the coding sequence ATGTCGAAGCCAATTGTCTTAAGGTTAGGTAAGATTACATATGCTCAGAAAGAGTGGGAAGAAGCCAAAAAGGTTGTAGAAGTCCTCACTGTTCCAGAATCCACCACACGTAACGAATTCATTAGAAGGCTGAAAGATCCGAATgacaaattatcaaaaattagTGCAATTGCTAGAACTTATGAAAGTATAGCACAGACAGGAAGATTTGACAAGGAAATTGCCGAAAGCTTACCGAACTCCTGCGTAGCTGTATGCCATACCGGTGCAGGCTACGACCAGATTGATGTACAATACTTTAACGAGAGACATATCCAGGTATCTCATACACCAGGGTTTGTGGATAATGCCACAGCAACCACACACGTCTTCTTACTGCTGGCAGCAATGAGAAACTTCGTTTGGGGCGCACGTAATTTGCGTGCTGGAAAATGGACTGATGGTAATGGAGGACAAAAAGCTGGAGCAGATGTAGATTTTGGCCATGATCTTGAAGGTAAGACTATTGGTATAGTAGGTCTTGGTGGAATTGGTCGTGCTCTACTCAAGAAGCTAAAACCTTTCGATTTCTCGAGAATTCTTTATTCTAACAGACGTAGGCTATCTgcaaatttggaaaatggtGCGGAATTTGTTGATTTCGAAACATTACTTAAGGAATCtgatattatttcaatCAGCGTTCCATTAAACTCCGAAACGAGGCACCTATTCAATAAGGAAACATTTGCCAAGATGAAAGATGGTGTTGTAATTGTTAATACCGCTCGTGGACCAGTTATCAATGAATCCGATCTAATTGATGCTTTGAAAACTTGTAAGGTTAGAGCTGCTGGATTAGACGTCTTTGAATTTGAGCCCATAGTTCCTcaagaattattagataTGCCACAAGTTGTTACTATTCCACATATGGGTACTTATTCGGTAGAAACCAGGAAGAGCTTGGAAGTTCATGTAATTGATAATGTTGTTAGCGCTGTCACTGCGAACAAAGTTGTGTCATGTGTGCCAGAAAtcaagaatgaaaaatggttcCTTGAATTATGA
- the TOF1 gene encoding Tof1p (similar to Saccharomyces cerevisiae TOF1 (YNL273W); ancestral locus Anc_1.79), translating into MDVPDASKTVLRARIALLATAIGGPDYTSSIEPPPYKLGDDCLACLKDLKRWFKLVDDQQNRWDVAMAAAEYKIVIDDLLPILIDWENRSAQEAKIARKHRSNVDKESEMASPFTSKNYFDKVALHCLQLLVLMTWPLILTDQSTMNQVNNYAELKKYQLLYKKMILSMSNGKALKAVIRLALNVVKIDRLSRTPRDNVILKLALNFFRNIIAIEPGELMITKRKIMPRGINSVDTLPPNVSMDDISLTAVIDCFQQNKVFGFLLTLSNSLNSEFDQDFINIPLLEIMFYLTKDLNQKYFFRTPTNKLSKGSNDSTHEPLISAPQLELSELLKKEQHLKMNLVKNTSSRHSRFGALLSIETPDKVRLTVSGSQHLLNDAAALQKLDGRKKWKKRVIQSKDDVLEEGLPNSLLNSQSDTMGLRGSTLKVFTKFINSFIDTSFNILLHSVTNHFTTEQDRLITLEQVEYLLFFSWFLKYQNLRSMNDHATDISAVSEALRETSFIFVSHLLRSAYELKNWIVVHAGMIAFNELLILVGNEKSSDEDLDDIEFIISRLFGDERIQLLSNLPKTASKHSLQYMKSCVNLTHTVLKALEQYSTNDNKLIVAGKGRRRHKANITKQDIETLMEQEDIDRDEALDILSSRLKEFEVNFKKVQASYVNDPTIDMYINFLQRYRELDHGFIKKVIAFFHRIFIQAKEETYLFRIDLIILLRDILSMEGLERTARVRRHVEEFSNHYLHRLKDRLKKSPAWFIGLLFPSLHDSEVGYFQRYGENKILKREQFYGVPPSRFKNIKDAEALPKSVLKDMKFGIIVSAMIDDGKIELLEELKEHLKNTLNVFKAWLTVNVSMERETENPPNEYFKSVQEPRNPLLLDKDLRALLLLCDYLIPMTASEKCYLPGTVEITTLEESLTLIEKYMTTSFETPNGLPSSSYLIRPQLNMSYDNPIDEDGWNGHDSYDYDDPSIVRDSDVSDNDNDYFKDLDGTMDEKLRGRKVTKGLATSKKVKHNKKRPKKNLPKHDIEQNIEEQSKKKSHQAVSSREYISDSDDEDDAMTSIFFENENYMRWLLDRHNGQLTDEMFKLFGKFTAERMQNHGSVTSDFSALFQGPVPSIDAIKVSTVDSLAPKTLIDFSYKVTETNDNANETEHSSEEEFVDKHAPSSNSIENNQLDERQTTSKNEDQQKKRPRDNESQSSRISEDTSEELSDDGYKSEDEEGIAVVKKKSKIIFSDDDE; encoded by the coding sequence ATGGATGTTCCAGACGCTTCAAAAACTGTTCTTAGAGCTAGAATTGCATTGCTAGCCACTGCCATTGGTGGTCCTGATTATACTTCCTCGATTGAGCCGCCCCCATATAAGCTCGGTGATGATTGTTTGGCATGTCTTAAAGATCTCAAGAGATGGTTTAAGTTAGTCGATGATCAACAAAACAGATGGGATGTAGCAATGGCTGCAGCTGAATACAAGATTGTCATTGATGATTTACTTCCAATCTTGATTGATTGGGAAAATAGATCTGCACAAGAAGCAAAAATAGCTCGCAAGCATAGGAGTAATGTCGACAAAGAAAGCGAAATGGCCAGTCCATTCACAAGTAAAAATTACTTTGATAAAGTTGCTCTACATTGTCTACAGCTATTAGTGTTAATGACATGGCCGCTAATCTTGACAGACCAATCTACTATGAATCAAGTGAACAACTATGCggaattaaaaaaatatcaattactatacaagaaaatgattcttTCCATGAGTAATGGTAAAGCACTGAAAGCCGTTATTCGTTTAGCTTTGAATGTTGTCAAGATAGATAGATTATCTAGGACACCTCGTGATAACGTAATCCTAAAATTGGCGTTAAATTTCTTCAGAAATATCATTGCTATTGAACCAGGGGAATTAATGATTACtaagagaaaaataatgcCTCGAGGTATTAACTCAGTTGATACCTTACCCCCAAACGTCTCCATGGACGATATATCCCTAACTGCAGTGATAGATTGTTTTCAGCAAAATAAAGTTTTTGGATTTTTATTAACCCTCAGTAACTCTTTAAACTCTGAATTCGATCaagatttcattaatattcCTCTTTTGGAAATCATGTTTTACTTAACTAAAGATCTTAATCagaaatatttctttcGTACGCCAACAAATAAACTGTCAAAGGGCTCAAATGACAGTACTCATGAACCACTTATATCGGCCCCTCAACTGGAACTTTCtgaattattaaagaaagaacaacacctgaagatgaatttgGTGAAGAATACCTCCTCACGACACTCAAGATTCGGGGCACTGTTGTCTATCGAAACGCCAGATAAAGTAAGGTTAACTGTTTCAGGAAGTCAGcatcttttgaatgatgCAGCAGCCTTGCAAAAATTGGATggtagaaaaaaatggaagaaaaGAGTTATTCAGTCCAAAGATGACGTGCTGGAAGAAGGTCTACCAAATAGTTTATTAAACTCACAATCAGATACAATGGGACTAAGAGGATCAACTTTGAAAGTCTTTACCAAATTCATCAACAGTTTTATAGACACAAGTTTCAACATTTTATTGCATAGTGTAACAAATCATTTTACTACTGAACAAGATAGGCTGATAACATTGGAACAAGTCGAatatttattgtttttctCTTGGTTTCTTAAATATCAAAACCTGAGATCTATGAACGATCATGCCACTGATATTTCTGCAGTCTCAGAAGCATTGAGGGAAACTTCATTCATATTCGTTTCTCACTTATTGAGAAGTGCATATGAACTTAAAAACTGGATCGTTGTACACGCAGGAATGATAGcatttaatgaattattaattttagtCGGAAACGAAAAATCaagtgatgaagatttgGATGACATCGAATTCATTATAAGTAGACTTTTCGGTGATGAAAGAATCCAGTTACTGTCGAATCTACCCAAAACAGCATCGAAACACTCTTTGCAATACATGAAAAGTTGTGTCAATCTAACTCACACAGTCCTAAAAGCTCTAGAGCAATATTCAACCAACGacaataaattaattgtAGCAGGAAAGGGTCGTCGCCGCCACAAGGCAAATATTACTAAACAAGACATCGAAACCTTAATGGAACAGGAAGATATTGACAGAGATGAAGCATTGGATATATTATCTTCTCGTTTAAAGGAATTTGAGgtcaatttcaaaaaagtaCAAGCCAGTTATGTAAACGACCCAACAATTGACATGTACATAAATTTCTTACAAAGATATCGTGAGCTAGATCATGGTTTCATCAAGAAAGTTATTGCATTTTTTCACAGAATATTTATTCAGGCAAAAGAGGAAACATATTTATTTAGAATAGATTTAATCATCTTGTTACGTGACATTCTATCAATGGAAGGGCTTGAGCGGACGGCTCGAGTAAGGAGACATGTggaagaattttcaaatcattatttACATCGACTAAAAGATAGACTCAAGAAATCTCCTGCTTGGTTTATCGGTTTACTGTTTCCATCATTACATGATAGTGAAGTCGgttattttcaaagatatggtgaaaataaaattctAAAGAGGGAACAATTTTATGGTGTACCGCCCAGCAGATTCAAAAACATCAAGGATGCAGAAGCTTTACCTAAATCCGTCTTAAAAGACATGAAGTTTGGAATAATTGTATCTGCTATGATTGACGATGGAAAGATAGAATTActagaagaattgaaagaacatttgaagaatacaTTGAATGTGTTCAAAGCTTGGTTAACGGTTAACGTCAGTATGGAACGCGAAACAGAAAATCCACCaaatgaatatttcaaatcagTCCAGGAGCCTCGAAATCCACTTCTGCTGGACAAGGACCTTCGTGCGctacttcttctttgtgACTATTTAATTCCGATGACTGCCTCTGAAAAGTGTTATTTGCCGGGAACCGTCGAGATTACAACGTTAGAAGAGTCTTTAACTTTAATAGAAAAGTATATGACCACATCATTTGAAACTCCCAATGGGCTTCCATCTTCCTCCTATTTGATAAGGCCACAACTTAACATGTCGTATGACAATCCTATTGACGAAGATGGCTGGAATGGCCATGACAGTTATGATTACGATGATCCAAGTATTGTGAGAGATTCTGACGTCTcagataatgataatgattaCTTCAAAGATCTTGATGGCACTAtggatgaaaaattaagagGAAGAAAGGTTACCAAGGGGCTTGCTACATCAAAGAAGGTAAAacataataaaaaaagacccaaaaaaaatctacCAAAACATGATATCgaacaaaatattgaagaacaatcaaaaaagaaaagtcaCCAAGCAGTTTCTAGTAGGGAGTATATTAGTGACTCtgatgacgaagatgatGCTATGAcctctattttttttgagaatgaaaattaCATGAGATGGTTACTTGATAGACACAATGGACAATTAACAGATGAGATGTTTAAACTTTTCGGAAAGTTTACAGCAGAAAGAATGCAAAACCATGGCTCTGTGACCAGCGATTTTTCTGCTTTATTCCAGGGACCAGTGCCTAGCATCGACGCGATAAAAGTTTCAACTGTGGATTCTCTCGCTCCTAAGACATTGATTGATTTTAGTTACAAGGTAACAGAAACAAATGACAATGCAAATGAAACTGAGCATTcttctgaagaagaatttgtaGATAAGCATGCTCCGTCTTCCAATAGCATAGAAAATAATCAGTTAGATGAGCGTCAAACTACTTCCAAGAATGAAGATCAACAAAAGAAGCGTCCTAGAGATAACGAATCTCAAAGTTCAAGAATATCAGAAGATACATCCGAAGAACTATCAGATGATGGATATAAAAGCGAGGATGAGGAAGGAATAGCAGTTgtaaaaaagaaatcaaagattATTTTCAGTGATGACGACGAGTAA